The Hevea brasiliensis isolate MT/VB/25A 57/8 chromosome 1, ASM3005281v1, whole genome shotgun sequence genome has a window encoding:
- the LOC131171907 gene encoding transcription termination factor MTEF18, mitochondrial-like, whose translation MFAFSSSRLSLNKIVSLFVSNAQLDILPFHSLFVIKSFSSRVSSNLNDHSFTVSFLINSCGLTLKSAQSVSKKICFNTLERPKSVLRLLREHGFTNFHISKIVKIRPNVLLLHPERTILPKLEFLCSIGVSRSDLSVIVSQNPDLLNRSIKQNLIPHYHILKSILVSDEKVIKCLKRLLKSSVVLSQNDFYANLSLLRGLGMPQSSISFLVTYHPLIVCLKAFNFAEGVKKVVQIGFDPSKPTFVRAVQILLGSSQKTWEHKIEAYRRWGLSEEEISSIFRKSPLSMGLSEKKIMCNMNFLVCKMGWQPAAVARVPVVLCYGLQTRIMPRCSVIRVLLLKGSIKADIPISSVLTSCEKYFLERFVIKYLDQVPQLLDIFQGKMRLTELGFGFDDKSVILD comes from the coding sequence ATGTTTGCTTTTTCCAGTTCAAGACTATCTTTAAATAAGATTGTTTCTCTGTTTGTCTCAAATGCCCAACTGGATATTCTTCCCTTTCACTCATTATTTGTAATCAAATCCTTTTCATCTAGGGTATCTTCTAATTTGAATGACCACTCATTTACAGTTTCCTTTCTCATAAATTCATGTGGATTAACCCTAAAATCTGCTCAATCTGTCTCTAAGAAAATATGTTTTAATACCCTAGAAAGACCAAAGTCAGTACTTAGGCTTCTCAGGGAACATGGATTCACCAATTTCCACATCTCCAAAATTGTTAAGATCAGGCCCAATGTGCTTTTACTACATCCTGAAAGGACAATTTTACCCAAACTTGAGTTTCTATGTTCTATAGGGGTTTCAAGATCAGACCTTTCCGTAATTGTTTCTCAGAACCCAGATTTGTTGAATCGAAGTATAAAGCAAAATCTGATCCCACATTATCATATCCTCAAAAGTATACTCGTTTCTGATGAGAAAGTTATTAAATGTTTGAAACGCTTGTTAAAATCTTCTGTAGTGCTTTCGCAGAACGACTTCTATGCCAATTTATCACTTTTAAGAGGGCTTGGAATGCCTCAATCTTCCATCTCTTTCTTGGTCACCTATCATCCCCTTATTGTGTGCCTAAAAGCTTTCAATTTTGCTGAAGGGGTTAAGAAAGTTGTTCAAATAGGATTTGATCCTTCCAAACCTACGTTTGTTAGGGCAGTCCAAATTTTGCTTGGGTCGTCGCAGAAAACATGGGAACACAAAATTGAGGCTTATAGGAGGTGGGGTTTATCTGAAGAAGAGATTTCGTCAATTTTCAGAAAGAGTCCCTTAAGTATGGGTCTCTCTGAAAAGAAAATTATGTGCAACATGAATTTTCTTGTGTGCAAGATGGGTTGGCAGCCTGCTGCCGTTGCTAGAGTTCCAGTTGTTCTGTGCTATGGTTTGCAGACAAGGATTATGCCTAGATGTTCAGTCATAAGAGTTTTGCTTTTGAAGGGTTCGATCAAGGCAGATATCCCTATATCCTCGGTCTTGACTAGTTGTGAAAAGTACTTCTTGGAAAGATTTGTGATCAAGTATCTGGATCAGGTGCCTCAATTATTGGATATCTTTCAAGGAAAAATGAGGCTTACAGAACTTGGCTTTGGTTTTGATGATAAATCTGTGATTCTGGATTAG
- the LOC110639206 gene encoding uncharacterized protein LOC110639206, translating to MFSFSSSRLSLNKIVSLFVSNAQLGILPFHSLFVIRSFSSRVSSNLNDHSFTVSFLINSCGLTLKSAQSVSKKICFKTLERPDSVLRLLREHGFTNSHISKIAMIRPNVLLLHPERTILPKLEFLCSIGASRSDLSVIVSRNPDLLNRSIKQNLIPHYHILKSILLSDVKAIKCLKNLVKTSIVLSQNDFFANLSLLRGLGIPQSSTSFLVIHYPHVMCVKAFSFAEGVKKVIKIGFDPSKLQFVRALQVLLGIKQKTWEDKIEPFRRWGLSEEEILSIFRKNPLCMGLSEKNITCSMNFLVCKMGWQPAAVARVPVVLCYGLETRIMPRCLVIRVLLLKGLIKADVPLSTMLIPSEKHFLERFVIKYQDQVPQLLDILHGKMRLTELGFGFDDKSAILD from the coding sequence ATGTTTTCTTTTTCCAGTTCAAGACTATCTTTAAATAAGATTGTTTCTCTGTTTGTCTCAAATGCCCAACTGGGTATTCTTCCCTTTCACTCATTATTCGTAATCAGATCCTTTTCATCTAGGGTATCTTCTAATTTGAATGACCACTCATTTACAGTTTCCTTTCTCATAAATTCATGTGGATTAACCCTAAAATCTGCACAATCTGTGTCTAAGAAGATATGTTTTAAAACCCTTGAAAGACCAGACTCAGTACTTAGGCTTCTCAGGGAACATGGATTCACAAATTCCCACATCTCCAAAATTGCTATGATCAGGCCCAATGTGCTTTTACTACATCCTGAAAGGACAATTTTACCCAAACTTGAGTTTCTATGTTCTATAGGGGCTTCAAGATCAGACCTTTCCGTAATTGTTTCTCGGAACCCAGATTTGTTGAATCGAAGCATAAAGCAAAATCTGATCCCACACTATCATATCCTCAAAAGTATACTCCTTTCTGATGTGAAAGCAATTAAATGTTTGAAAAACTTAGTAAAAACTTCCATAGTGCTTTCGCAGAACGACTTTTTTGCCAATTTATCACTTTTAAGAGGGCTTGGAATTCCTCAATCTTCCACATCTTTCTTGGTCATCCATTATCCCCATGTTATGTGCGTAAAAGCTTTCAGTTTTGCTGAAGGGGTTAAGAAGGTTATTAAAATAGGGTTTGATCCTTCAAAACTTCAATTTGTTAGGGCACTACAAGTTTTGCTTGGAATAAAGCAGAAAACATGGGAGGACAAAATTGAGCCTTTTAGGAGGTGGGGTTTATCTGAAGAAGAGATTTTGTCGATTTTCAGAAAGAATCCCTTATGTATGGGTCTGTCTGAGAAGAATATTACGTGCAGCATGAATTTTCTTGTGTGCAAGATGGGTTGGCAACCTGCCGCTGTTGCTAGAGTTCCAGTTGTCCTGTGCTATGGTTTGGAGACAAGGATTATGCCTAGATGCTTGGTCATAAGAGTTTTGCTTTTAAAGGGTTTGATCAAGGCAGATGTTCCTTTATCCACAATGTTGATACCATCTGAAAAGCACTTCTTGGAAAGGTTTGTGATCAAGTATCAAGATCAGGTGCCTCAATTGTTGGATATCCTTCATGGAAAAATGAGGCTTACAGAGCTTGGCTTTGGTTTTGATGATAAATCTGCCATTCTGGATTAG